A genomic region of Eucalyptus grandis isolate ANBG69807.140 chromosome 5, ASM1654582v1, whole genome shotgun sequence contains the following coding sequences:
- the LOC104446295 gene encoding pectinesterase 2-like — MWQLRNILSANHVPYVTPNYTNEFPTWVRPGGRKLLRSSSAASKANTVVAQDGSGNYKTISKAITTSSKRPGTARYIIYIKAGTHNEIVGVGTNLVNIMFVGDGIGKTIITGSKSVDGGSTTFNSATVAIVGDGFIAQGITFRNTAGAANHQAVALRSGSDLSIFYQCGFEGYQDTLYVYSAQQFYKECDIYGIVDFIFGNATVVLQNCNIYARNPPNKVNTITAQGRTDPNQNTGISIHNCKVIAASDLTSIQSSVKTYLGRSWQKYSRTVFTKTYLDSLIDSAGWLAWNGNSALTTLYYIAYLRPYTLKVLGVVAALTKKMLVAVMAMRRRRKVAVRVQMDILADL, encoded by the exons ATGTGGCAGTTGCG CAACATTTTGTCTGCAAACCATGTGCCCTACGTTACGCCGAACTACACTAATGAGTTCCCCACTTGGGTGAGGCCCGGCGGCCGGAAGCTCTTGCGGTCTTCGTCTGCGGCATCTAAGGCTAATACTGTGGTGGCCCAAGATGGTTCAGGGAACTATAAAACAATTAGCAAAGCCATAACCACATCCTCGAAGCGGCCCGGCACAGCAAGGTACATAATTTATATCAAGGCCGGTACACATAATGAGATTGTTGGAGTTGGAACCAATTTGGTGAACATTATGTTCGTGGGTGATGGTATTGGAAAGACCATAATTACTGGAAGCAAAAGCGTTGATGGCGGATCTACTACCTTTAATTCAGCAACAGTGG CTATTGTTGGCGATGGATTCATTGCCCAAGGCATCACTTTCCGTAACACTGCCGGTGCGGCAAATCACCAAGCAGTAGCTTTGCGCTCTGGCTCTGACCTCTCGATCTTCTATCAATGTGGCTTTGAGGGTTATCAAGACACCCTTTACGTTTATTCTGCGCAACAATTCTACAAAGAGTGCGACATCTATGGCATAGTTGACTTTATCTTTGGAAATGCTACCGTTGTTCTCCAAAATTGCAACATCTATGCTAGAAACCCTCCTAACAAGGTCAATACCATCACTGCACAGGGCCGAACTGACCCCAACCAAAATACTGGCATCTCTATCCACAATTGCAAAGTCATTGCAGCTTCAGACTTGACGTCGATTCAAAGCTCTGTTAAAACGTACCTCGGGAGATCGTggcaaaaatattcaagaactGTTTTCACTAAGACTTACCTTGATAGCTTAATTGACTCGGCCGGTTGGTTAGCGTGGAATGGCAACTCTGCCCTTACGACTCTGTACTATATAGCTTATTTga GGCCTTATACTCTCAAAGTGCTAGGGGTGGTGGCGGCATTGACAAAGAAGATGCTGGTGGCAGTGATGgcaatgaggaggaggaggaaggtggCAGTGAGAGTCCAAATGGACATTTTGGCTGACCTCTAG